In the Emcibacteraceae bacterium genome, CGTCCATGCTGATGATTGCCTGCCCCTTCGCCAGCTTTAGCCCCGCAAAAATCGCATGCTGATGTCCAAAATTTCTGGAAAAGCGGATGGCTCTGACCTCCGGATAATTATTACAGGATTCCTGAATATTGGACCATGTATTATCCCGGCTTCCATCATCAACCAGAATAACTTCATATGATAAGCCAATGTTTTTTAAGGATAAATCCAGTCTTTCCACCAGTGTGGAAATATTATCCTGTTCGTTATAAAGCGGCACTACGACCGACAAAACCGGGTCCGATTTACTTTCTGTCACTCTGGCCAACCTCTTTTAATCCTAAAATCTGTTCTTAAATCAATGTCTTGGCATTTTCATTTTTGAAATGTCAGCATAGAGGATTATAGCTAATTAAAGGTTAAACTTTTAACGAACTTGCCGAATAACCATAAAACTGAATAGGGATAAATCATACTTGCAATTTAACCCTATTCCCTCTACCGTACCCTTAATCAGATAAGGGAACAAAAAATGAAAAAAGACATCACCCGCCGGGATTTTTTAAACGGAACACAAATTGCCATTGGCGCAACAATTATGACCCCATGGATCGTATCATGCGGCGTTGAACCAAATGCAAAATCGACAGATAATGGATTTACATTAAGCAAAGATTATTATCCGCCTGCCAAGAACGGTCTGCGTGGCAGCCATGATGGCTCATGGGAAACTATGCATGCGCGCGTAATGGGTGAAGACTGGCAAACCGATATCATTGATGATGAATATGATCTGGTAATTGTAGGCGGCGGGATCAGCGGCCTATCATCGGCTTATTTTTATCGTCAGAAACACCCCGATGCCAAAATTCTTATCCTCGATAACCATGACGATTTTGGCGGTCATGCCAAACGTAATGAATTTAAGCATGGTGACAATACCCGCATCAGCTATGGCGGCACAGAAGCCATTGACACACCATCTTCCTACCCACAGGTGGCACTTGATCTTTTAAAGGATATCGGCATTGATCTGGATAAATTCTACACCGCCTTCAAACAGGATCTTTATCCGTCCAAAGGGCTTGGTTTTTCAATCGTGTTTGATAAAGAAAATTTTGGCGAAACAAAACATGTGACCGGTTACGGTCAGAAATCATGGGAAGAATTCGCGGCCGAAGCACCACTGACGGACAAAGCAAGAGCGGATTTCATCCGCGTCCAGACGGCTGAAGTCGATTATCTTGAAGGAACACCGGTTGAGGAAAAATTCAAAATCCTTAAGAAAACAGGATATTCAAGCTTCCTTCGTGATTATGTGAAGGTTGATGAACAGGTCATCAACATTTATCAGCATTGGGGGATGAGCTTCTGGTGTGTTGATATGGAAGAAGTTCCAACAACATCCGTTCAATATTATGATGGCGGTATTCCTGGTGTTGATTATACATTGCCAATCCATACCGGTCGTGGGGATGATCCCTATATTTTCCATTTTCCCGATGGCAATGCCTCTGTTGCGCGTCTCTTGGTTCGAAAACTGATACCTGAAGCAATGCCGGGTACAACCATGGAAGATGTCGTGACCACGAAAGCCGATTATTCGAAACTTGACCGCAATGATCAAAATGTCAATATCCGCTTAAACAGCACTGTCGTTCACGCGGTTAATACAGAAGATGGAAAAGCCGTAGAAGTAACCTATGTGCGTGATGAAGTACCTCATAAGGTTCGCGGCAAAAAATGTATCATGGCCTGCTATAATATGGCCATTCCTTTTATCTGTCCTGAAATGTCTGAAAAACAAAAGGAAAATCTGGCCTTTAATGTGAAAGTTCCGCTCGTTTATACCAAAGTGCTGATTAATAACTGGCAGCCGTTTATCAAAATGAAAACCAGCTTCGTTTATTTTACCGGCGGTTTTTATAAACAGGCCGAGCTGGATTACCCAGTCTCCATTGGCGATTATAAATGTTCTGAATCCCCTGATGAGCCGATTATCGTCCATATGTGTCATGTGCCCTTATTTACCGATATAAAAGGCCCGGAACAATGGCGCGAAGGACGCCGGCAAATCCTGACAACCACCTTTGAAGAATTTGAAGGCCACGTCAAAGAACAGCTTACACAGGCTTTCGGCGAAGTCGGTTTTGATGCTGACCGCGATATTGAGGCTATTACCGTCAACCGTTGGCCGCATGGGTATGCCTATAGCAATGACCTGCTCTGGGGTGAGGAATTCGCAGAAGAGGATAAACCATGGGTTATTGGCCGTCAGCCATTTGGCAATATTCACATTGCCAACTCAGATTCTGATGCCAATGCAACAACAAAAGCAGCCATCAAAGAAGCCCACCGTGCAGTGAAGGAAATTCTGGCCTGATGAAAAAAGCGGTTTTAAGCGAAATTGACTGGCCGGAATTCGGCATCGGCGAACGCCCGGCCGATATTTCACTGGATGAATATCTTAAAAGACTTCAAATGGTTCGTGAGGCCATGGAAGTCCGTGGCTATAGCCATCTTCTGATTTATGCTGACCGGGAGCATTTCGCCAACCTTACATGGATGTGCAATATTGATCCGCGTTTTGAAGAAGCATTGCTTATTTTACGCTTTGACGCCAAACCCCTGATCCTGATCGGTAATGAATGCGAAGGGTATTTGCCCCACAGCCCGCTTTATAAAAGTGGCGATATGCGATCAGAGCTTTATCAACCATTTTCACTGCTTAATCAGGGGCGTGATAAAAGCAGAACGCTAGGCGAAATATTTGCCGAAGAAGGCATGGATGAAAACGCCAGAATCGGCGCAGTCGGTTGGAAATATTTTGGGGAAAATGAGGATCCTGCAGGACAACTTGCCCTTGATATTCCCAGCTTTATTGCAGATGCGGCACGTAAAGTCGCCGGCCATGATCAAGTCGATAATGCAACCGATCTTTTCATGCATCCGGGATATGGTTTTCGCTCTGTTGTTTCTGTCGATGAAATTGCCATATTTGAATATTCCAACATTAAAACATCAGAAGCCGTAAAAAGAATTTTGTTCGGCATGCGTGAGGGAATGAGTGATTTTGAGGTTGCAAAATTTATAGAATGGGATGGAGAGCCGCTCGGCTGCCATCCGACCTTTGCCAGCGGAAATCTCCCCGGTCTATGTGGACCACAAGGCAGAATCT is a window encoding:
- a CDS encoding FAD/NAD(P)-binding protein — translated: MKKDITRRDFLNGTQIAIGATIMTPWIVSCGVEPNAKSTDNGFTLSKDYYPPAKNGLRGSHDGSWETMHARVMGEDWQTDIIDDEYDLVIVGGGISGLSSAYFYRQKHPDAKILILDNHDDFGGHAKRNEFKHGDNTRISYGGTEAIDTPSSYPQVALDLLKDIGIDLDKFYTAFKQDLYPSKGLGFSIVFDKENFGETKHVTGYGQKSWEEFAAEAPLTDKARADFIRVQTAEVDYLEGTPVEEKFKILKKTGYSSFLRDYVKVDEQVINIYQHWGMSFWCVDMEEVPTTSVQYYDGGIPGVDYTLPIHTGRGDDPYIFHFPDGNASVARLLVRKLIPEAMPGTTMEDVVTTKADYSKLDRNDQNVNIRLNSTVVHAVNTEDGKAVEVTYVRDEVPHKVRGKKCIMACYNMAIPFICPEMSEKQKENLAFNVKVPLVYTKVLINNWQPFIKMKTSFVYFTGGFYKQAELDYPVSIGDYKCSESPDEPIIVHMCHVPLFTDIKGPEQWREGRRQILTTTFEEFEGHVKEQLTQAFGEVGFDADRDIEAITVNRWPHGYAYSNDLLWGEEFAEEDKPWVIGRQPFGNIHIANSDSDANATTKAAIKEAHRAVKEILA